The Sinomonas sp. P10A9 genome contains the following window.
GCCGCGCCGCACCCAAAGGTGAACATTCACACTGTGGGGAAGGCTGTGAGTATTTACCTGGGCCTGTGAGTATTCACTGCGTGTTCACCCGCTGTGTTGCGGCGGCCCTTCGGCGCACCCGGTCGGGGATGCTTCACTAGTAGACATGACTACTACGCTCAACGCTGGCATCGATGACCAGCTCAAGACCCTGAACCGCAAGCTCGTCTGCCTCGATGTGGACGGCACTCTCGTGGATCACTACGGCCACATGTCCCCCGTCATTCGGGAGGCCGCCGCGGCGGCAGTGCAGGCCGGACACGAGCTGGTCGTGGCCACCGGCCGCTCCCTCGGTGCAACGCTTCCGATCGTGGAGCTCCTCGGCATCGACCGCGGGTATGCCGTGTGCAGCAACGGCGGCGTGACCGTCCAGATCCACGCCGGCTCGAACGGCGGCTACACGGTGATCGACCGCCGTTCCTTCGATCCCGCCCCCGCGCTCAGGGCGCTGCGCGAGCGCCTCCCGAACGCGAAGTACGCCCTCGAGGACATCGAAGGGAACTTCCTCTCCACCGAGCGCTTCCAGGA
Protein-coding sequences here:
- a CDS encoding HAD family hydrolase, which translates into the protein MTTTLNAGIDDQLKTLNRKLVCLDVDGTLVDHYGHMSPVIREAAAAAVQAGHELVVATGRSLGATLPIVELLGIDRGYAVCSNGGVTVQIHAGSNGGYTVIDRRSFDPAPALRALRERLPNAKYALEDIEGNFLSTERFQDASFGVEAVGVSFGELLEAEAVRLVVFSTDATAEEFGEAVESIGLHGVTYSVGWTAWLDIAAHGVTKASGLENIREIVGISQRDSVAIGDGRNDIEMLQWAGRGVAMGQAPDEVKAAADEVTATVEEDGAAAVLRSLV